A DNA window from Microcystis aeruginosa NIES-843 contains the following coding sequences:
- the cas6 gene encoding CRISPR-associated endoribonuclease Cas6, with the protein MPYSLVLNLTPRSPIYPNFLTGRHLHALFLTLVSSVDQELGKILHTAEADKAFTLSPLQMQSGGKTINSPQWRYERPIAPETPCWWRISLLDDRLFGKLTPLWLNLNPKHPWHLGSADLVITSVLATPQSVQPWANSCTYQYLYENASETNREFDFLFATPVTFRQGKFDSALPTRELVFNSLLNRWNRYSAIPFDSIVLESIFPSFFDIQTKLADEAYKNQSFGCVGEIHYRLLGEVEPAKIKAINVLADFALYAGVGRKTTMGMGMTRRIAKEKR; encoded by the coding sequence ATGCCCTACAGTCTCGTTCTCAATCTCACCCCTCGATCGCCGATCTATCCGAATTTTCTCACCGGACGACACCTTCACGCGCTATTTCTTACCCTTGTCAGTAGTGTTGATCAGGAATTAGGGAAAATTCTACACACAGCCGAGGCAGATAAAGCCTTCACCTTATCGCCACTACAGATGCAATCCGGGGGAAAAACGATAAATTCCCCGCAGTGGCGATACGAACGGCCAATCGCCCCAGAAACTCCCTGCTGGTGGCGGATTTCTCTGCTCGATGACCGATTATTCGGTAAATTAACCCCGCTCTGGTTGAATCTCAATCCAAAACACCCCTGGCATCTCGGTTCCGCCGATCTGGTTATCACCAGCGTCCTCGCCACCCCGCAATCGGTTCAACCCTGGGCGAACTCTTGTACTTATCAATACCTGTATGAAAACGCCTCGGAAACGAATCGGGAATTTGATTTCCTTTTCGCCACCCCCGTCACCTTCCGGCAGGGAAAATTCGATAGTGCCTTACCGACGCGGGAACTGGTGTTTAATAGCCTTCTCAATCGTTGGAATCGCTATAGCGCTATCCCCTTCGATTCCATCGTCCTAGAGTCGATTTTCCCTAGTTTCTTCGATATTCAAACGAAATTAGCCGACGAAGCCTATAAAAACCAGTCGTTCGGTTGTGTGGGCGAGATTCACTATCGTCTTTTGGGAGAGGTGGAACCCGCAAAGATTAAAGCGATTAATGTACTGGCGGATTTTGCCCTCTACGCGGGAGTGGGACGGAAAACCACCATGGGAATGGGGATGACTCGCAGAATTGCTAAGGAGAAAAGATAG
- the cas3 gene encoding CRISPR-associated helicase Cas3': MSKSNPQPFFKFGRVFFPGEPTIAPDKILFQPLGNHVGNVRQLARKWQDGNFSLERVIEGINLHDKAKPQTFKIRVETNKQGEFTKYTYSFKGHRFKVDEPQNLWVQALARGHHDYSTKEIIKDTYQLKKDPKYQKIFSKDPLQYAKELYILEMCDQIEAELACRVIGDDEQAKSRTFMDFTITKGTSEDSNHRVFYLDPYPFKEPTITLNFRSWTYNLSDEDKNQLQQLRENGKDKELGGKLNTLVKEWWKKNEHTISEDRAITAIIKPDNSNTYSPSEKSENAILWWYRELANFQPNPMQEQVFQTMVENKHPAFILKAPTGVGKFEAIIIPFLAMLSTKEDRPRLIIPLPARSLLEDQKQRCDKYLKQFSLLHKGREVSLVIDTGTEMNRYVYLDGEIKSSNNSRRHLYKGDIILTTIDKFIYRYFGYGDKQKSFIFPYRIYHGNTLICFDEAHTYDDISFTNFCSLVKALYEAGRSLVLMTATLSQNHLERFDYLADNMIDYIDVQDNLEKLNNFYQQILKQDYSNLKQFEWVDDIVYDVKEPTNLQQKLTSIALAEWNSNPSHRIIVSVETVKDAIAIYEKIKQKLNIKSSGQNEFLFLYHGRLSDIPKTSHYSRTNLYKRLKERDENDQAYILVTTSAIEVGCDLNSTRLITQLCNPESLIQRAGRCNRKGNVEDAKIIVIGNNIPEFINTLSEAELEDYKTILKGLHARNFDPKAIMNCVSTKQKIDDYRVVELFSLLQDYVYNADLTCQSAHEKGLVITRSWTPSVTLVYDDGKQGDSLEKIVKESPQIQVPIDRLINNEGNYTNQYANVSVYEWIYDKEETRYKLEPLKYWGCAYSKDMVIKVCAVQEGAIYDHELGFKDLPRVFIKCRSNGYQERLRYNPTEDRSVVINYTSALTQD, encoded by the coding sequence ATGTCTAAATCTAACCCTCAACCTTTTTTCAAATTCGGCCGCGTGTTTTTTCCAGGCGAACCTACAATTGCTCCTGATAAAATTCTTTTTCAACCCCTGGGTAATCATGTAGGTAATGTTAGACAATTAGCTAGAAAATGGCAAGATGGCAACTTTTCTTTAGAACGAGTTATTGAAGGAATCAATTTACACGACAAAGCTAAACCACAAACTTTCAAAATTCGCGTTGAAACTAATAAACAGGGAGAGTTTACAAAATATACTTATTCATTTAAAGGGCATCGATTTAAAGTAGATGAACCACAAAATCTTTGGGTGCAGGCTCTAGCAAGAGGACATCATGACTATTCAACTAAGGAAATTATCAAGGATACCTATCAATTAAAAAAAGATCCTAAATATCAGAAGATTTTCTCTAAAGACCCCTTACAATACGCCAAAGAACTTTATATTTTGGAAATGTGCGATCAAATTGAAGCGGAATTAGCTTGTCGTGTCATTGGAGACGACGAACAGGCAAAATCTCGCACATTTATGGATTTTACAATAACTAAAGGTACATCCGAAGATAGCAACCACCGTGTTTTTTATCTCGATCCCTATCCTTTTAAAGAACCAACTATCACTTTAAATTTTCGTTCGTGGACATATAACTTGTCAGACGAGGATAAAAATCAACTCCAACAATTACGCGAAAACGGAAAAGATAAGGAATTAGGAGGTAAATTGAATACTCTTGTTAAAGAGTGGTGGAAAAAAAACGAACATACAATCAGTGAAGATAGAGCAATTACTGCCATTATCAAACCTGATAATTCAAACACTTATTCCCCATCAGAAAAATCAGAAAATGCAATTTTGTGGTGGTATAGAGAATTAGCGAATTTTCAACCTAATCCAATGCAGGAGCAAGTCTTTCAAACGATGGTTGAAAACAAACATCCAGCTTTTATACTTAAAGCTCCTACAGGAGTGGGAAAATTTGAAGCGATTATTATTCCCTTTTTAGCTATGCTATCTACAAAAGAAGATAGACCTCGCCTGATTATACCCCTACCTGCACGAAGTTTGTTAGAAGATCAAAAACAGAGATGCGATAAATATTTAAAACAATTTTCACTCCTACACAAAGGACGTGAAGTGTCTTTGGTGATAGATACAGGAACCGAAATGAATCGATATGTTTATCTAGATGGAGAAATTAAATCTAGCAATAATTCTCGAAGACATTTATACAAAGGAGATATTATTTTAACAACGATTGATAAATTTATATATCGATACTTTGGCTATGGTGATAAGCAAAAATCATTCATCTTTCCCTATCGAATTTATCATGGTAATACACTGATTTGTTTTGATGAAGCTCATACCTATGATGATATTTCGTTTACTAACTTTTGCAGTTTGGTTAAAGCTTTGTATGAAGCAGGACGCTCGCTTGTTTTAATGACGGCAACTTTATCACAAAATCATCTGGAAAGATTCGATTATCTTGCGGATAACATGATCGATTACATTGATGTTCAGGACAATCTAGAGAAGCTAAATAATTTTTATCAGCAAATTTTGAAGCAAGACTATTCTAATTTAAAACAGTTTGAATGGGTTGATGATATTGTTTATGATGTAAAAGAACCAACAAATTTACAACAAAAGTTGACCTCGATAGCCCTTGCAGAATGGAACTCTAACCCAAGCCATCGTATCATTGTTTCTGTAGAAACTGTTAAAGATGCCATAGCAATTTATGAAAAAATAAAACAGAAATTAAACATTAAATCTTCAGGACAAAATGAATTTTTATTTCTCTACCATGGTCGTTTGTCAGATATTCCCAAAACTTCCCATTATTCTCGCACCAATCTTTATAAAAGATTAAAAGAGAGAGATGAAAATGACCAAGCTTATATTCTGGTTACTACCAGTGCGATCGAAGTTGGTTGTGATTTAAATAGTACCCGTTTGATTACTCAACTGTGTAACCCAGAAAGTTTAATTCAACGAGCGGGACGTTGCAATCGTAAAGGTAATGTTGAAGATGCAAAAATCATTGTTATTGGCAATAATATTCCTGAATTTATTAATACTTTAAGCGAGGCAGAGCTAGAGGATTATAAAACAATTCTTAAGGGTTTGCACGCTCGAAACTTTGATCCGAAAGCGATCATGAATTGTGTTTCTACAAAACAGAAAATTGATGATTATCGAGTTGTTGAGCTTTTTTCCCTGTTGCAAGACTATGTTTATAATGCCGATCTCACTTGTCAATCTGCTCATGAAAAAGGATTAGTAATCACCCGTAGCTGGACTCCATCCGTTACCTTGGTATATGATGACGGTAAGCAGGGTGATAGTTTAGAAAAAATTGTCAAAGAATCTCCTCAAATTCAAGTCCCCATTGATCGTTTAATCAATAATGAAGGAAATTACACAAATCAATACGCTAATGTGTCTGTGTACGAATGGATTTACGACAAGGAAGAAACTCGATATAAGTTAGAACCTTTAAAATATTGGGGATGTGCATACAGTAAAGACATGGTGATCAAAGTCTGTGCAGTTCAGGAGGGAGCCATATATGATCATGAATTAGGGTTTAAAGACTTGCCTAGAGTTTTTATTAAATGCAGATCAAATGGCTATCAAGAAAGACTTCGGTATAACCCCACAGAAGATAGATCAGTAGTGATTAATTACACTTCTGCTCTAACACAAGATTGA
- a CDS encoding helix-turn-helix transcriptional regulator has product MNRKKETITLSIPPGTKEKLEAIARRFDIFWGKSPSPSGLIAAIAEGELEIGEPFTLSAKRVEAIKEAIDRLVRSGHIEPAQTLSNFLLERGNLSPQERREISEQVSQYDRDWRLTVERYIHDRQAFRVMYKNSQGQTLEFTVRSAEIMFREKEFYLEIWCEETVDLPEEDRRDFPELVHNRCLKFSRIQSLIPIEEPWRDSLDFIEVQLQLEKDLVKAYERNTRDIDDREVNGKRIITRKVSSPFWLIREILPYGDRCIVLTPEPLRNRIKQILFKSRQQYESG; this is encoded by the coding sequence GTGAATCGCAAAAAAGAAACAATTACACTGTCAATCCCTCCCGGCACGAAGGAGAAGCTAGAGGCGATCGCCCGACGCTTTGACATCTTTTGGGGGAAAAGTCCTAGTCCGTCAGGTCTAATCGCCGCCATCGCCGAAGGAGAACTGGAGATCGGTGAACCTTTTACCCTCTCGGCAAAGCGGGTCGAAGCGATCAAGGAAGCGATCGACCGTCTGGTGCGATCGGGTCACATCGAACCGGCCCAGACTCTTTCTAATTTTCTTTTAGAGAGAGGAAATCTCTCCCCTCAAGAGCGTCGGGAGATTTCCGAACAGGTGAGTCAGTACGATCGCGATTGGCGGCTCACGGTGGAGCGCTATATCCATGACCGGCAAGCTTTTCGGGTAATGTACAAAAATTCTCAGGGACAGACCCTAGAATTTACCGTTCGCTCTGCCGAGATCATGTTTCGGGAAAAAGAATTCTATCTAGAGATCTGGTGTGAAGAAACGGTCGATCTGCCAGAAGAAGATAGGCGAGACTTTCCCGAGCTTGTTCACAATCGCTGTCTTAAATTCTCTCGTATTCAAAGCCTGATCCCGATCGAAGAACCATGGCGAGACAGTCTCGATTTTATAGAAGTACAATTACAATTAGAAAAAGACCTCGTGAAGGCCTATGAAAGGAACACAAGGGATATCGACGACCGAGAGGTAAACGGAAAAAGGATTATAACCCGTAAAGTCTCTAGTCCTTTTTGGTTAATTCGGGAGATTTTACCCTACGGAGATCGCTGTATTGTACTTACACCAGAGCCATTACGCAACCGGATCAAACAAATTTTATTTAAATCTCGTCAACAGTACGAATCGGGGTAA
- a CDS encoding Uma2 family endonuclease has translation MTLISSKSLTLPEFFSLTAPDGDITYELVDGEAIPKMSPKFFHSRLTLALSSILDRWNQGRGEVGIEWAIILSKNDRDWCPVPDLLYISPERLGDIPLTDEACPVPPELVIEIISPEQSFSSLSEKAVDYLKAGVSRIWIVDPRAKQITIFYPDAPPAIKKGDDEISDILLPDLTLTPRQIFAKARLS, from the coding sequence ATGACTCTTATCTCCTCTAAATCCCTCACTTTACCGGAATTTTTCTCACTAACCGCTCCCGATGGCGATATTACCTATGAATTAGTCGATGGAGAAGCGATCCCAAAAATGTCACCGAAATTCTTTCATTCTCGTTTAACTCTGGCTTTATCTTCTATACTCGATCGCTGGAATCAAGGACGGGGAGAAGTGGGAATCGAATGGGCGATCATTCTCAGCAAAAACGATCGAGATTGGTGTCCGGTTCCCGATCTTCTCTACATTTCCCCGGAAAGGTTAGGAGATATTCCCCTCACCGATGAAGCTTGTCCCGTTCCCCCGGAATTAGTCATCGAAATTATCTCTCCGGAACAATCTTTCAGCAGCCTGAGCGAAAAAGCCGTGGACTACCTAAAAGCGGGAGTCAGTCGTATCTGGATCGTCGATCCCCGGGCCAAGCAGATCACAATTTTCTATCCCGATGCACCCCCGGCGATTAAAAAAGGCGATGACGAAATTAGCGATATTCTCCTCCCCGATTTAACCCTAACCCCCAGACAAATTTTTGCCAAGGCCCGATTAAGTTAA
- a CDS encoding Uma2 family endonuclease, with amino-acid sequence MTLISSKPLTLPEFLSLTDPEGDITYELVDGEAIAKMSPKFFHSRLTGALFLVLDRWNQGRGEVGIEWAIILSKNGRDWCPVPDLLYISLERLGDITLTDEACPVPPELVIEIISPEQSFSSLSEKAVDYLKAGVSRVWIVDPRAKQITIFYPDAPPAIKKGDDEISDILLPDLTLTPRQIFAKARLS; translated from the coding sequence ATGACTCTTATCTCTTCTAAACCCCTCACTTTACCGGAATTTCTCTCGCTAACCGATCCCGAGGGCGATATTACCTATGAATTAGTCGATGGAGAAGCGATCGCAAAAATGTCACCGAAATTCTTTCATTCTCGTTTAACTGGTGCTTTATTTCTCGTACTCGATCGCTGGAATCAAGGACGGGGAGAAGTGGGAATCGAATGGGCGATCATTCTCAGCAAAAACGGTCGAGATTGGTGTCCGGTTCCCGATCTTCTCTACATTTCCCTGGAAAGGTTAGGAGATATTACCCTCACCGATGAAGCTTGTCCCGTTCCCCCGGAATTAGTCATCGAAATTATTTCTCCTGAACAATCCTTCAGCAGCCTGAGCGAAAAAGCCGTGGACTACCTAAAAGCGGGAGTCAGTCGCGTCTGGATCGTCGATCCCCGGGCCAAGCAGATCACGATTTTCTATCCCGACGCACCCCCGGCGATTAAAAAAGGCGATGACGAAATTAGCGATATTCTCCTCCCCGATTTAACCCTAACTCCCAGACAAATTTTTGCCAAGGCCCGATTAAGTTAA